TCAAtctccaggcagtgttcagaagccattaatagAATACCAGGTTATTTACAAGTCAAACAAAGCTATGTTCAaaatttataatacactggtgtgGCCTCATCAGGAGTGCTTGTACAGTTTTGGTATGCAGGTTACACTTGAAAACATCcagagaatagtaattaaactgATTTCAAGACTGCAGGttatgagttatgaagaaagattgaaaCAGCTGAGGATTTCAGTGTACACGAAATGAGTAACACTGGAATCTCAGAAATCTATGAAAAAAGTCTTAATGCCGGGCCACCGTAATTCCTTCACACCCCTCCAtcggcgtcttttgttttgcaaatgtgtcaatcggcacaagcagcctgctatcccataccccactgatgcagctgaagttcttccagcccaagtctgtttatctgggtgtgaggtgtctggaattgtagaggagaataatatatttttatttggaatacgtacatttcatgtgtggtcCGTGtgtacaatgatctgggtaagtgtaggatgacaggaaaggTGAGGCAAGGAATGCTGAACACGTAAAAATACACatagaaactttttttatgttttagtaataatgacaaactgctgatgtgaagtgtttaatgtgtgaagactgaagaccaagtatcaaataaacactttcacaaaacttacaacaaaacaagtgtgcttttattcaagatcaTGACCAAAggaaaagaaatcattcaatttacatgttgctgttaatgagtaaaaacccaagcccaaatatcaatcgacagaAACTCGATGTGTCTTTGGCTGCCGTAGAGGTAAGATCTGTTGCATCGTAAGCAAACGGTTGTGAGTTCACTCCCAGACTCTCCCCATTTTGAGTAgcacaaaggaatttaaggtgtctCGGTATTGAGACtttaggcttcagagattctagtgttaagagatgacatgattgaagtgtttaaaattatgaagggaatttgtacagtggattgagacagttATTTCAAAtgagtttaatgagaacacagggacacctggaataagtgcCTACATAGTAGAGAGAAGGACATTAAATACCTTCAAAACTAACCTTAATGATATTTTGGAGGAAGTAAATGGATAAGACTAATAATAtcttttgggctgaatggcgtgGTCTTGTTTCCAAATGTTCTAATACTCTAAAAATgaactatttatttaaattcataagTTCCATAACTATCCATgaatggatgatttttttttaaatactagtgGGTTTCTGATATTAAAGTGACACTTGCTGCATAGTATATAttacagatttctgtttttcctgcatatcagaaactttttcaaagcccaaagaaccaaataTATATGCAAAAAAGACCTTCCACGAATGAAAAGTTCCTTTGTCTAATAGTGGTTCTAGTTCCACATAACCCTTTAAAattagaaccattatttttaaagtatagtTTGATAGTCCTTCCAATAAATTTACCAAGTTATTATTTTTGCTTCACATTGtatgatattattttaatatatcccAGTCTTTATTTGCAGACTCTACCAGCGCTACCTGGTGCACGTGATGGTGCATTCTGTTAATGtggctatttaaaataaaaaggactaaatcaactcttcttttttttatgGCATGCTGAAGCAATTTTCTAATTGTTAATTATATGTTGGATTTAGAGAATACAACATATTTGTAAGCCCCAGTACAGTGTAAGCTGGGAACTTTTAATGCTCTGTGCTCATATAGACATGCATTACTGTATTGCACATATATTCAATCAGATCTTTACAGCAATAACTGCAGTTTGCTTCTGTTTGTTTTGAATGTTACTCTTTTCAAAGCTAAGGTATGTCTTGCCTAGCACCAGTGCTGCCTAGGCAGACTTTAACTTTCCATTAGCTTCATATTAATAACTTTTGGCatttgctggaaaaaatactgtggAATGTCTGAAAGCATAATTTCTTCTGTGTAATAATTATCCAGTTTTACTTTTCTGAAAATGTACGGtcaaaagggaaataaaaaactGTTATTTAAGTTGTGGATACCATAtactaacttaaaaataaaaagaaacatttcaatgtATGCAAATGACTATGAATTTCAAATCAAGTATTTTCCTACATTTGATTCAAACCTAAATACGCCACTAAACAAGTAAACACTGGAGATGTTCAAAAAAAAGGTGCCTGTTACGGATATAAAAGCACCTCCGACGCAGTGCCTCCCGTGTTTATTACAGGATCGCACTCTAATATAATGTGACAGAGCAGCTACTTCAGTTACATGAGCGCCGACCTCTAATCAACTGCAATGCAAGACGAGCTAATCGATCACGTGGAGTATTTCTGTTACTATCCAGGCAATGTCTCCTGCACAAAAGAAGTTCGAACGCCTTCTACTTCACTGCTGCTTTACATTCTGGCGGGCGTTTATGTAGTAGTAACATTTTGTGGAAATTTAGTGGTAATTATTTCTATATCTCATTTTAATCAACTTCATACACCAACAAATCTCCTAATTCTGTCTTTGGCCGTAGCAGATTTTTTTGTTGGCGTTTTAATTATGCCCATCATTACCATTCAGTCCATAGAAACATGCTGGTATTTTGGtgaagtattttgctttgtatatTCATTCTTCCTTGCTCTTTTAACTACAACTTCAATTATTAATTTGGCTGTGATTGCTATTGACCGATACATCGCTATTTGCCATCCATTAACTTATTCGAATAAGATAACGGTTAAGATCGGCGCCATGGCTGTTGCAGCAATCTGGATTTCAACCGTCACATACAGTAGTACAATGATCCTTTCTGGTGGAAATACTGAGGGAGTTATTGGAGTAGATCCTTGTCCAGGTGACTGTACTTTTGTGTTCAGTTCTACATGGGCTACGATAGATCTTATATATTCGTTTCTTCTACCAGTTTCTATAATAGTAACGCTTTATGCGAAGATTTTTCTAATTGCAAAACGGCATGCGAAAACAATTTCTACTCAGCAAAGGAACTCTATAGGAAAGAATAAGAATGTTTCTAAAAAATCGGAAAGAAAGGCAGCAAAAACGTTAGGTATAGTGGTCACtgtttttcttctgtgttttctaCCATTCTACGTGTGTTCTCTCCTTAACCAGTTCATGAATTTTGCAGTACCTTCTGTAGTAGCCTCGGCATGCTTTTGGATAGGATATGTTAACTCTGGTCTTAATCCAATCATATATGCTCTATTTTACCCCTGGTTTAGAAAATCATTTAAACTTTTAATAACTTGTAAAATATGCAGTCCGGAATCATCACTGATCAGTTTAATGAGTGAGCATTAAGTGTCAATTCCCTTATTGTTCTGCATTGAAATAGTTTTGTAAGTTTCTAATTTATAGTCATTGAGTCTTTTCATTGAATGTTGTTACCTTAATACTTCTTTGTAGTTGCCTGTTTTTTGAGAATTTCAATTAAAATACCGAATATATTCATATTTCATAAGTAAATATATACGATTTTGCGCAAAAGTACAAGAGTTTGCTTACCTAATTACGacctcaaattattttaaattaaagatgaaaatgaaaaatgtttcataAGTTCATGTTATCTGGTGAGAATCAACACTGTTCATATATTCAGCTTGTTTGTATAAATGTTTAGTGAGTATTTAAAAGACATGTACAACTACCTTTGAATCTTAAAATGCTCTtcgtatttaaaaacaaaacaaaaaaatagatctATTTATTCAATCATTATTACTATTAGAATATTttgtgtacttttatttttatatcttattaTAATATTCTAATAGCTACCTTCCTTATTGTGactttgtataaaattaaattttaggtTGTATTTGAAAAGATTACtgcgatgatgatgatgatgattattattattattacttttaataaatagttttgcatttatttcGTGTTTTTGTCATTTGCTTTTCTTCAAAATACCTTTCTTAAAACGTTCTATTGTGTCGgaaaaacacaacagaataatATAATTTCGTTTGATAGTATTTGTCTTTAGCCACATATTTGCTTTGTAACGTTTCAGTAACAATCTTTACcataactgtttttttatttaaaaattaacaatgacTTTTATCATATTAGAatgtacagtaaatcattaaagaGGAAGGGACATTTTGGAAATCTTGGAAAACGAAAGGCAAAAGAAATTCTCTTACTGTAAACTGTGGCGTTTTTTATGGATTGAATTCGCACAAatgtatattaattaattaagttatttatttacttatacaaTTAGCAGTGTTTTACCTGTCATTTTTATTACCATCTTGACTGTTTCTTCTAATCTatattccattccattccattccagaTATACTGCATTTTCAATATgtattgtttttctcattttatacTTTGGTGTTACATGTGGATTTtaagtaaatgttatttttgtgagCACTGACAGTTATACGGTTATTGATGAATATTTTCTACATGAGGTAGGATGGAAAATAACCCAAATAATGTAATGTTCAGGCTTTCTAGTGAAGTGATCCATCTTTGTCTGACATGTGTTTTATAAACTTTACAACTGaattatgttatttaaaaacaaacttcttTGTGATGATTTTCTAAGCTCAAATGCACTTCATCTTTGTGCTTATGTAATttttactacaacaacaacattatctatatagcacattttcatacaaataatgtagctcaaagtgctttacacgatgaagaaaaagaaaaaagacaaagtaagaattaaaataagacaaaactCATTAACATagcataaaagtaaggtctgatggccagggaggacagaaaaaaacaacaaaaaaaaaaaaatccagacgtctggagaaaaaataaaatctgcagggattccagaccatgagactgcccagccccctctgggcattctgcctaacataaacgatcagtcctcattgtatttagggttctcatggaaggacttgatgatgatggtcatgtggacttctggcctttaatccatcaatgtaggaacatcatggtgctttgattaggtggtggtggtgcaggtcgccaccacagaaaaccgggaaaagaacagaagagagagtaggggctAGTATGggttttggagccaccatgatatgataattaattgaatatacagagcatcaggattaaactacaatg
The sequence above is drawn from the Erpetoichthys calabaricus chromosome 3, fErpCal1.3, whole genome shotgun sequence genome and encodes:
- the LOC127527105 gene encoding trace amine-associated receptor 13c-like, coding for MQDELIDHVEYFCYYPGNVSCTKEVRTPSTSLLLYILAGVYVVVTFCGNLVVIISISHFNQLHTPTNLLILSLAVADFFVGVLIMPIITIQSIETCWYFGEVFCFVYSFFLALLTTTSIINLAVIAIDRYIAICHPLTYSNKITVKIGAMAVAAIWISTVTYSSTMILSGGNTEGVIGVDPCPGDCTFVFSSTWATIDLIYSFLLPVSIIVTLYAKIFLIAKRHAKTISTQQRNSIGKNKNVSKKSERKAAKTLGIVVTVFLLCFLPFYVCSLLNQFMNFAVPSVVASACFWIGYVNSGLNPIIYALFYPWFRKSFKLLITCKICSPESSLISLMSEH